From the genome of bacterium:
CAAAGGGGGGAATCATGGGTACGGACGCCAGGGAGACTGGAAATCAGGGCGATATGGACCTGGAATTCGGAGCACAGATCGAGGAGATCCTTCAGAAGCAGCTAATGGATCTTGAAAGCAAGATCCGGCTCCAGCTGGAGGAAAAGGCAATAGCCATGGTCGAGGAGGAGTGTAAAAAACGGCTGGAAACCCTGCGGGAAAGTATCAGAGAGGAGATTCAGAACGAGGTTGAAAACTGGATCGATGGGGAGTTGGCGCGGCGCATGGAGGAGTTAAAGAAACGAAACGAGAAGATTTGACGCCCGAGTAATTCCAGTTTGCAGGGACGACAGGGGTACCTGGTGGAAACCCTGGTGAAAACCGTTTGACACGTGGACCCGGAGAAAAAACTGACAGCTAACAGTTTTTAACCATGAACAGTTTCTTCAGCATGACCCTACATTACAGCATTGACCGTTTCCTGAAAAACAAAACATAATACCAGAAGGTCACAGGTAGCGTTGCCTCCAAGGCGTCGTCGTAAAGGGCCACTGAGGAGGTCGATTTCCATTTTAAAATTCCCGATTGTGCATTAAAGTCTTTCATTCTCAATCCTCAATACGCAATTCGCAATGTATTTCCTGTTTTGCCCGTGCTAAACCGGAGCTTGGAAGTTCTGTAATTGAGGGATCACTCGGAGTGAAGGACGGATATGTGAGAAGGGAAAACTCAATCCTTCTGCTCGTAGGAGCAGCCCTGTGCTGGAGCCTGGGGGGGGTGCTCATCAAGTGGGTGGACTGGAACCCCATGGCCATTGCAGGGGTGCGCAGCTTGATCGCTGCTGTTTTCGTATGGATCGCCTTCCCGCGGATGAAATTTACGTGGTCCTTCTACCAACTCGCCGGCGCCGGAGCCTACGCGGCAAACATGATCACCTTCGTGGTCGCCAACAAGATGACCACTTCCGCCAATGCCGTCCTGCTCCAGTACACCGCTCCGGCCTGGGTGGCCCTTTTTTCCGTCTGGTTTCTCAAGGAGAAAATAAGACGCTCCGACTGGGTGACCATATCCCTGGTCACGGGCGGGATCGTTCTGTTCTTTATGGACAAGCTCAGCTTCAGCGGTTTTTGGGGGAACATGGCAGCTGTCGCCAGCGGCTTTGCCTTTGCCTGGGTCTTTCTACTTTTCCGCCGACAGAAGGAACATGCGCCTTACGGGTCTTTGTTTATCGGGAATGTCCTGGCCGGGATAATCTGCATACCCTTCATGTTCCAGGGGTCTCCCGGCGGTAAGGATCTTGCCGCCCTCCTGCTGCTTGGAGTCGTTCAGTTGGGAGTCGCCTATTCCTTGTATTCAGTGGCCAGCAGATATATCACCGCCATCGAGGCGGCCCTCATCCTGCTCCTCGAACCGCTCCTCAACCCCGTGTGGACTTTTCTCGCCCATGGGGAGGTGCCGGGAAAATGGGCCATGGTCGGGGGTTCCGTAATTCTCGGTGCGATCACATTCCAGGCGGTTTTCCGCGCCCGGGAGCCTGCGGGAGTTTAATTCTCCCGGCAGGCCGCAAAACCCGAAGTTTTCACCAGGGATCAAACCCGGACATCCTGTGAGCATACCCGGCTTATATCGGCATGAATGGGCAAAACAGCCGGCCGCCGACCTTTTCACCCGTGTCCTGGCTCTTCACAGTTCCGAACCCGAAAGGAAAAGGATCAGCAGACAGGCAGCCCGCCTCCATGCCGGAGGGGGGTCATCACCCTTTCCGCTGGCGGTACCACGCCACGGTCCTCGCCACGGCCTCAGGGAAACCGACGACGGGACTGTAGCCCAGAAGACGCCTGGCCTTATCGATGGAGAAGTGATAGTCCCGGCCCCCGTTGGATGCGCGGTACCGGGTGAGCTGCGGTGGTGTTGAGATGCCCAGGAGCCTGTAAGCTCCTTCCCACACAGCTCCTGCGGTGTAGGCCAGGGGAAAGGGAATGGAGAGTCTCGGGGGACGGATATCCAGTTCAGAGGCGAGACTTTCCGTGAACTTCCGCCAGGTGATGTCAAGACCGTCGGTGATGAAAAACGCCTCGCCAGACGCCTGCGGTATCGTGCATGCTGCCAGGATCCCCTCTGCCAGGTTCTCGACATAGGTGGGGCAGGTCCAGCTGCGTCCCCCTCCGATGTATCCCGCCTTGCCCGTTATCATGGCATCGAGGTACTTATCGATGAATGTGTGGTCCCGGGGACCGAAGACGTTGCCCGGCCGGATGCTCGTCACCTCCATGGGAACCGAAGTGGAAAAGTCGAAGAGCCATCGCTCGGCGATCTTCTTGGTCTCGCAGTAGGGAAATGGGGTTCTGGCCATGGGAGACGACTCTTTAAGGTCCCGGAAACCGGGGAAACCGTGCACCGCGGTGGTTCCTATGTGGACGAAACGACGCACCCCGGCGCCGGCGGCAGCGGCGGCCGTGTTTCGTGTCCCGGTGACGTTGACCTCGTAAAACCTGCTGTAGGGCCCCCAATCGGAAGCAAGGCCTGCCACGTGGACGACAGTATCCACATCTGCCATGGGTTTCGTAAGACTGGCACTGTCGGTCACGTCCCCTGTAAACAGATGAAGGTCAAGATCGCTGATAAGCGACAGATCCGAGGTCGACCGGACGAGCCCCCTGACCTGATACCCCGTGGACAGGAGTTTCCCGGCTACATGACTGCCGATAAAACCGTTGATCCCGGTTATCAGGGCGGTTCTCATTTCCATCCCGGTGTCATCCGAAGATCACGAGAAGGTCTACCAGGACGCCGAGGGCAGCGTGAATGATCCACCCGTACCAGATAGAACCGGTCCTCAGGGCCAGGCCCCCCAGGATCAGCCCCGCGATGATGGAACCGATGAGCTCCCCCTCGGGCTTACCTATGTGGATGAGGCAGGAGGGGATCGTCTGTATCAGGATGGCGTTCACCCCCCCGAACGTGCGCGCAAGGGGAAACAGCAGGAACCCCCGGAAGAAAAACTCCCAGGCCAGGTAGTAAAGAAGGACATAGGCGGTCTCGTAGATCATCAACAGGTCGGTGCGGGTTGCCACGATCATGGCGAGGGGGTATTCCAGATGGACCTCGGGCATGGAGGACGCCAGGAGGGAAAAAGGGACCACGAGGAGAGGAAGGGCGACAGCTGTGAAGATAAGCCCGAAGCGCCGGTCGCCCCACTTCAGCCCCAGTTCTCCCGGCTTAAGGCCCATCCCGAACCTGGCCACAAGAAAGGGGATCGCCATGACCAGGAGGAAAAAGGAGAGCCACTGGAAAAGGACCGCATGAAAACCTGCCAGGGGGCCGCCGGACAGAGCCGGGAACCATTCCGGGAACCGGTCCGCCCATCCCCAGGTGCGGTATATGGTGAGGAGGACAGGAGCGGAGAGGAGGATCACGTAGGTGGATGCCTGCTCCCGACCATCCCCGATGGAAATTTCCTGATCCTTCAAATCTCGTCTCCAAAATGTGATGCCATGGCGGAATCGTATCTGTTGCTGAGTCGGCCCCCCAACCGCCAGCTGACCCACCCCCACGCCAGGCCGGCGATGACGTCCGAAAAGTAATGATACCTGAGGTACACGAGGGAAACAAGAATTCCGGAGCCAATCCCCAGGAACCAACGGAACATGGCCCTGTTCTCCCGGAAGGCGAGTATCAGGGTGACCAGTAAAATAGCTGCGTGAAGGCTTGGAAATGCGTCGAGTTTGTTAGGCTCGAGCAGATCGATAAGCCCGCGGATGGGGTCGGACAGAAACCAGCCCTTAAGCTCCACACTCTGCAGGTTGGCCAGGTGGAAACGGGGCCCCTGGACCGGCACGAGGAAATAGACCACATAGGCCCCGTAATAGCAAAGCAGATAGCGGAAAACACCGTCCGACACGGCCCTGTACCGGCGCCTGGCCAGCATCCAGCCAAGGAGTATGACAGGCATTGGAAAATAGAAGGCGTAAAGGATGTACATGCCTTCCGTGAGGGCGGGATGGGTGACTCCCTCCAGCCAGACCGTGGGGTGAAGGCCGAACAGGGCATGATCCGCTGCCGTCATGAGCCAGTCGTAACGCCGGGGATTGAAATAGGGCAGGGTCAGGGCCAGGGATTCAAAAGCGACGAAGAGAAAGAGCACTGTCAGCAGGAGCACAAGGGGAGCCGCCAGGCTGCGGCCCCGGTACCGATCCCTTAAGAATACGGTCGTTTCCACCAGGAGGACCAGAAAGAGGTACAGGAAGGGCGCCGGGAGCAGATTGGGCAGATCTTGAAGGGTTAAGAGATAGAAAAGAAACAGGACGCCGACCATTAACAGGTTTGTGAGATCGATAAGGCTGTAGCGGCGCGGGACCCAGTTGAAGGACCCGCCAGGTTTCATGGTTTGAGTTTCACGGTGCATTCACTCGAATGTACTTCGAAACAAGGGGGAAATTCAAGTAAACCCTCAGACAGCACAATGTCCCAAGGTATTAATTAAACTGAATTCCCGGGCGGTCGGGACCCCCGGAATCTGTGACCCAGGCAGCTTGAAACCACCTGGTAAAAGGATCTCCCTTCCTTGTCGCAGCCATTTTCCAGGGGAGCCCCAAAAAGGTACTCCCAATCCTGGTCCTAATCCTGGTCCTTTCTCACCGACTCTTGCAGCGCAGTGACCGCTTGTTGACAATTCAGGAGCTCTGCCTCCTCTTCCGGTGTGTTGTGATCGTCCACCAGCGTCCTTGCGGTGGTATCTGCGCCGTTTTTAATGAGAAGCTCGATGGCCTGCACATCATCCCCCGCAGCCGCCCAGTGCAAGGGGGTGTAGCCGTTGTGCCCGTATTGCTGGATATCGGCGCCGTAAGAGAGCAGAAGCTCTACGACGTGGAGCCTGTCATCCCGGTCAGTGGACAGAGCCGCGATGAGGGAGGGGAAACCGGCATGGTCTCCATAGTTGGGGTCAGCGCCCAGGTCGAGGAGAGTGCGGATAAAAGCAAAAAAACTGTGGTAGATGGCGTATTCCAGGACGATCTCGCCTATACCGCGCGGTCCACGGCAGTTGGGGAAGTCAGGGGGATCGTTGAGGAGGTATTTGATCCTCTCCAGATCACCGTTGACGTAGGCTTCGTGCAGCGCCAGGGCATCGCATTTGTCCATATTTAAAACCTAATGGAGCTAGGCCTGGATGTAAAGGGAAGGAAGGGTTTGGGGTTTGGGGTTTGGGGTTTGGGGTTTGGGGTTTGGGGTTTGGGGTTTGTGTCCGTACGTCCGCAGGCCGTAAAGGAAAAAGTTCTGACGCACATACACATCCACGCTCTACGCACATACGAATAAAGGCGGCCCGAAGGCCGCCCGTGGTTACATATTGACTTCAGCGGTTATGGATCTCAATCCGTGATCCGCAATCCTTGATTGATTATTACACCTACCCTTCTCATCCATCGCACGGGACAGGGTATCCCAGCAGGTTCCATTGCATTCACCTGGAAAATGATCCGTATAGAATGAGGTTTTGCTAGCAGTCCGCCCGTTCGGGTCCATGATGAAAATACCGCTTTCATCATATTCGTCTCCGCAGGAGATCACTCATGCGACCACCAATACAGTTAGAATGATTCCCAGTCCAACCATCAACCCACGCTTCATATTCCACATCCCGTTTTGCACTACAATACAGGACCAGCCAGGTCTTCACTCCCCTGGCCTATTTTACCCCCCTTTACACAAAGCGAGCGGAACCCGGCAGGTCCCGCTCGCTTTAAAAGGTGCAGTTACAAGCTGCCTCCCCGTCACTCAGGGCAGACAGACCACTGACAGACGCCGTCAACGCACAGGCAGCCGCCCTCAGGCTGGTAAGGCAGCTCCTCGCAGGTCGACCCAAGTGATTCTGCTGCACAGATCTCTAAACTGCATCCTCCAACGATGCCGTCTTCGTTAGTCTCGCAGCTGTTGTCAAAACCGATCCCCTCGAAGCGCTCTAAGTATGGGTCTTCCGGATTCACTGTCGCCTCGCACTCGTCATCACTGTCATCGTCGGCACAAAAATCCTTGCATTCGTCCTTGCAGACCTCCATGGAAACTTCCGGATACCCTTCCAGACATTCTTCCATACAGTCATTAATGCAGTCATCATCACAATCGTTATACCAGTCATCGTCGTCATCGTGACAGAAACCGCCGATATCGATACGCTCGATCTGGCCCCTTATTTCTCCGGCGGGCCAGGTTTCAGTGTGGATATTGACGTAGGTCATCCCCTCGTCCATGGCGGCGACGAGAGCGCTCACCGGAGAGCCGGCGAAATCACCCATGAGCGAGGCCTCCAGGACCATCCCTGCCATGAGAAATTCACCCGAGTTATCAGAACCGTTGAAGAGGGTCGCTGCCGCAGGCCCGTTGGAACCCATGGCTCCATAATGGATGTGAGCCCCAATTACGGTCCCGATGTGGGCAGCCTGAAGAATAAAGGCCAGCTGGTCTCCGCTACCGTTGTCGTAGAAGATGGTTTTGCCCGAGGCTTCAGTCATGACAGACGGGATTGCGGACGCCCCTGAAAGCTCAGCCAGCAGGACTCCCTCATCACACACCTCCTG
Proteins encoded in this window:
- a CDS encoding DMT family transporter; this encodes MRRENSILLLVGAALCWSLGGVLIKWVDWNPMAIAGVRSLIAAVFVWIAFPRMKFTWSFYQLAGAGAYAANMITFVVANKMTTSANAVLLQYTAPAWVALFSVWFLKEKIRRSDWVTISLVTGGIVLFFMDKLSFSGFWGNMAAVASGFAFAWVFLLFRRQKEHAPYGSLFIGNVLAGIICIPFMFQGSPGGKDLAALLLLGVVQLGVAYSLYSVASRYITAIEAALILLLEPLLNPVWTFLAHGEVPGKWAMVGGSVILGAITFQAVFRAREPAGV
- a CDS encoding NAD-dependent epimerase/dehydratase family protein; this translates as MEMRTALITGINGFIGSHVAGKLLSTGYQVRGLVRSTSDLSLISDLDLHLFTGDVTDSASLTKPMADVDTVVHVAGLASDWGPYSRFYEVNVTGTRNTAAAAAGAGVRRFVHIGTTAVHGFPGFRDLKESSPMARTPFPYCETKKIAERWLFDFSTSVPMEVTSIRPGNVFGPRDHTFIDKYLDAMITGKAGYIGGGRSWTCPTYVENLAEGILAACTIPQASGEAFFITDGLDITWRKFTESLASELDIRPPRLSIPFPLAYTAGAVWEGAYRLLGISTPPQLTRYRASNGGRDYHFSIDKARRLLGYSPVVGFPEAVARTVAWYRQRKG
- a CDS encoding type II CAAX endopeptidase family protein; its protein translation is MKDQEISIGDGREQASTYVILLSAPVLLTIYRTWGWADRFPEWFPALSGGPLAGFHAVLFQWLSFFLLVMAIPFLVARFGMGLKPGELGLKWGDRRFGLIFTAVALPLLVVPFSLLASSMPEVHLEYPLAMIVATRTDLLMIYETAYVLLYYLAWEFFFRGFLLFPLARTFGGVNAILIQTIPSCLIHIGKPEGELIGSIIAGLILGGLALRTGSIWYGWIIHAALGVLVDLLVIFG
- a CDS encoding phosphatase PAP2 family protein — translated: MKPGGSFNWVPRRYSLIDLTNLLMVGVLFLFYLLTLQDLPNLLPAPFLYLFLVLLVETTVFLRDRYRGRSLAAPLVLLLTVLFLFVAFESLALTLPYFNPRRYDWLMTAADHALFGLHPTVWLEGVTHPALTEGMYILYAFYFPMPVILLGWMLARRRYRAVSDGVFRYLLCYYGAYVVYFLVPVQGPRFHLANLQSVELKGWFLSDPIRGLIDLLEPNKLDAFPSLHAAILLVTLILAFRENRAMFRWFLGIGSGILVSLVYLRYHYFSDVIAGLAWGWVSWRLGGRLSNRYDSAMASHFGDEI
- a CDS encoding ankyrin repeat domain-containing protein translates to MDKCDALALHEAYVNGDLERIKYLLNDPPDFPNCRGPRGIGEIVLEYAIYHSFFAFIRTLLDLGADPNYGDHAGFPSLIAALSTDRDDRLHVVELLLSYGADIQQYGHNGYTPLHWAAAGDDVQAIELLIKNGADTTARTLVDDHNTPEEEAELLNCQQAVTALQESVRKDQD
- a CDS encoding CHRD domain-containing protein is translated as MRNKTAILIALLFVGMVILPGFSMSSDGSKKPTMGCGNPAAVFDDWADSDNVAHLYFHQVDEPFKGKKDSEAWARISYTFCGVPSRFVFNGHGLEREMLYALIASPRIPEGMMMPQPMPTLLGEAMSNGGGNVHIKGALPEEELFPWDLYLVRGDLWEEVILAADEPITWTPACDAQEVCDEGVLLAELSGASAIPSVMTEASGKTIFYDNGSGDQLAFILQAAHIGTVIGAHIHYGAMGSNGPAAATLFNGSDNSGEFLMAGMVLEASLMGDFAGSPVSALVAAMDEGMTYVNIHTETWPAGEIRGQIERIDIGGFCHDDDDDWYNDCDDDCINDCMEECLEGYPEVSMEVCKDECKDFCADDDSDDECEATVNPEDPYLERFEGIGFDNSCETNEDGIVGGCSLEICAAESLGSTCEELPYQPEGGCLCVDGVCQWSVCPE